GACGAAACGCCAACATTCGCAACACAACCATTTCTAGTCCAACTCGCTGCGAAGGCGCTAACGGCAGATCTTGACGACCTTTCAACGCAATTTGATAGTAAAGCTGAACGTCTTCTGGTGACAGCGCTCGGCTTAACAGTTCAATTTTTTCGGCATCTGGCTGCGCGGTATCAAGCGTTGCAGGCAAAGCGTGATACATAGCGATGCGATGTAACTGGCTCGCGAGTTGTTGCAGTAATCCATCCCAATCCACGCCGTTTTGCGCTAATGATGCGATGCAAGCCATGGCGGCTTGCGGTTGCTTCGACGCCACAGACTCCAACAAGTGCAGCGCTTGATCGGTATCAAGCGTACCCAACATATGAGTCACACTGTCGGTCAACACTTGTCCGTTACCCAACGCGATCGCTTGATCAGTCAAACTGAGCGCATCGCGCATACTGCCATCGGCAGCATGGGCAATCATACCCAGTGCTCGCGGCTCAGCGTCGACCTGCTCTTGAGCAAGGATATGATCCAATTGCTGATGGATGGTATCGACACTGATCGGTTTTAGGTGAAACTGAAGACAGCGCGATAAAATCGTGACCGGTAATTTCTGCGGATCGGTGGTGGCGAGCAGAAACTTCACATACTCCGGCGGCTCTTCTAACGTTTTTAGCAACGCGTTGAAACTGTGGCGCGAGAGCATGTGCACTTCGTCGATTAAGTAAACCTTGAACCGTCCACGGGCCGGTTTGTACTGAACGTTATCGAGTAGCTCACGAGTATCTTCAACTTTAGTTCGCGACGCAGCATCTATCTCAAGGAGATCAACAAATCGCCCTTGGTCAATCTCTTGACAGGTATCACATACGCCACAAGGTGTCGCGGTAATGCCCGTCTCACAGTTCAACCCTTTCGCAAACAATCGACCTATGGTTGTTTTACCGACGCCTCGAGTGCCACTGAACAAGTAGGCATGGTGAAGACGATTCTGCGCAAGCGCATTTTCCAGCGCGGTTAATACGTGTGATTGTCCTACCACTTCATCAAACTTAGTAGGACGCCACTTACGTGCTAAAGCAAGATAGCTCATGAAACTATACCCATAGATAACCTAGCTGATTAGTGACCTTCAAATTCACAAATGCTGTAAACGTCGAGTCCTAAGCCCTCAAGACGTTTATCACCACCAATTTCCGGAAGGTTAATCACAAAGGCAGCGTGTTCTACATTTCCGCCAAGTTGGCGAATCAGTTTAGTGGTCGCTTCAATGGTGCCGCCGGTTGCAAGCAAATCGTCAACAACCAGTACCTTGTCGCCTTCGTTGATGGCATCAACGTGGATCTCAAGCGTGTCAGTACCGTATTCAAGCTCATACGACTGTGCAATCGTCTGACGTGGTAGCTTGCCCGGTTTACGCACTGGCACAAAACCCACCCCAAGTTCTAACGCTAGCGGCGCACCAAATAGAAAACCGCGTGCTTCAGTACCAACAATTTTGGTAAAGCCCATCTCTTTGTAACGATCGACGAGCAGTTGAATGGTCGCTTGATAAGCTTGAGCATCTTCCATCAAGCTGGTGACGTCACGAAATAGAATGCCTGGTTTTGGGTAATCTGGAATGCTTTTGATGCTCGATTTGATCAGAGCAATAGTTTCAGTTGTCATAACTCTTTACTTCAATTAGCTAACTCACTTTATCGCGAGGTCTAGCATAGTTTCAGCACATTATTACCTGCGGCCGTCAATCGAAACAGATACCCAGGTTTGCTGTGCCTAAAAAACAAACGCCCACTATAAAAGCGGGCACACTTCCCAGCAATCTTAGTGATTTTCTTCGCTATCGGCAAGGTACTCAATCACAGGTAAACGAATAAACCAAGTGAGCATGACCACTAACATCATTAGCAGCATAATCTTTAACCAGTCGTGCGGCACCACCCAGATAGAAAAGCCAAAACTGAGCGCCATACATAATGCGCCGCGGATTTTGACCTTACGCGTAACCGCTCGGTGTCGGTGCCAATTATCGAGTATCGGTCCGAAGACTTTGTGTTGATGAAGCCATGAATGGAATGCTGGGCTACTGCGCATAAAACAAGCGCTGGCCAAGATAATGAAGGGAGTGGTTGGGAGAAGAGGGAGAAAAATGCCTAGCA
The sequence above is drawn from the Vibrio sinaloensis genome and encodes:
- the dnaX gene encoding DNA polymerase III subunit gamma/tau → MSYLALARKWRPTKFDEVVGQSHVLTALENALAQNRLHHAYLFSGTRGVGKTTIGRLFAKGLNCETGITATPCGVCDTCQEIDQGRFVDLLEIDAASRTKVEDTRELLDNVQYKPARGRFKVYLIDEVHMLSRHSFNALLKTLEEPPEYVKFLLATTDPQKLPVTILSRCLQFHLKPISVDTIHQQLDHILAQEQVDAEPRALGMIAHAADGSMRDALSLTDQAIALGNGQVLTDSVTHMLGTLDTDQALHLLESVASKQPQAAMACIASLAQNGVDWDGLLQQLASQLHRIAMYHALPATLDTAQPDAEKIELLSRALSPEDVQLYYQIALKGRQDLPLAPSQRVGLEMVVLRMLAFRPAIPQINLVSTAVDEQPPAEPAPVSQAQTASQPAQASPVAPQQPSYEPPEYMPEPPPYEGPEYQSAPESESYPPQPMAKQESAPQANETRASSPLSGLRHQLRSQRKGLGATQGNSPKKTSATSVKNESVLERVAQKHPGSTQMSSLSSVSQSATAPAKDEPYQWKPTQPVAEKPTSQLTPSLLKKALEHEKTPEMAQKLVDESLQLDEWAKLISQLTTAKLTEQLALNSSFQRNGNTIALTLRPSQAHLNTDKAQSELLQELNRVLGEELHLTVEVGEAGETPLELRDRLYQGRLQQAFTSLETDPHVQFIERRFAAQLDKESIRPI
- the apt gene encoding adenine phosphoribosyltransferase, encoding MTTETIALIKSSIKSIPDYPKPGILFRDVTSLMEDAQAYQATIQLLVDRYKEMGFTKIVGTEARGFLFGAPLALELGVGFVPVRKPGKLPRQTIAQSYELEYGTDTLEIHVDAINEGDKVLVVDDLLATGGTIEATTKLIRQLGGNVEHAAFVINLPEIGGDKRLEGLGLDVYSICEFEGH
- a CDS encoding YbaN family protein — translated: MVGMLSLALGVLGIFLPLLPTTPFIILASACFMRSSPAFHSWLHQHKVFGPILDNWHRHRAVTRKVKIRGALCMALSFGFSIWVVPHDWLKIMLLMMLVVMLTWFIRLPVIEYLADSEENH